A section of the Methanofollis sp. UBA420 genome encodes:
- a CDS encoding 6-hydroxymethylpterin diphosphokinase MptE-like protein, protein MKFEEWEPLYEEILDYFAFDRAGDEEAARLLASLLPRDDLALLEGLCRGKTVTVCGNAPSLPRETGGIEGTVFAADAAADVLYGRGIRPDAVFTDLDGATDSLVAMNREGTVVVVHAHGDNIPLLRHWVPKLPGPLVGTTQAAPFGGIHNFGGFSDGDRAAFAAHALGAARVSLVGFDLDDPDVDPVKRGKLFWARRLLALLGHDI, encoded by the coding sequence ATGAAGTTTGAGGAGTGGGAGCCCCTTTACGAGGAGATCCTGGACTATTTTGCCTTTGACCGGGCGGGCGACGAAGAGGCGGCGCGCCTCCTCGCCTCCCTTCTCCCCCGCGACGACCTCGCCCTCCTCGAAGGCCTCTGCCGGGGGAAGACGGTCACCGTCTGCGGGAACGCGCCCTCTCTTCCCCGCGAGACCGGCGGGATCGAGGGGACGGTCTTTGCGGCAGACGCCGCCGCCGATGTGCTGTACGGCCGGGGCATCAGGCCCGACGCCGTCTTCACCGACCTCGACGGTGCGACCGACAGTCTGGTCGCGATGAACAGGGAGGGGACGGTGGTCGTTGTCCATGCCCACGGCGACAACATCCCTCTCCTCCGCCACTGGGTGCCGAAACTGCCCGGCCCTCTTGTCGGGACGACGCAGGCCGCTCCCTTCGGTGGCATCCACAATTTCGGGGGTTTCTCCGACGGCGACCGTGCGGCCTTCGCCGCCCACGCCCTGGGAGCGGCGCGGGTCTCCCTTGTCGGTTTTGACCTCGACGACCCTGACGTCGACCCGGTGAAGCGGGGCAAACTCTTCTGGGCGCGGCGCCTCCTCGCCCTCCTCGGCCATGACATCTGA
- a CDS encoding DHH family phosphoesterase: protein MADAAQPGSPGKIVKYLICGCGSTGYNVVEELLKETDSILILDRDEKRVEDLRDQKYDAIVRDMQEPNAFDDLPVPEVIFVLSNDKDANLSAVRTAKAKYPPAHVIARATDPVGKDMLESAGADVVLYPQEVIAKTAVHHIRRLSASRIARRLSALLGSWEGTLGIVTHTNPDPDSVSSAMALAAIAHDASGGRLVSRILYDGNIGHQENRAFVNLLDIKMEKISPEILAACEHLALVDSTAPGSNNALGKDARVNIIIDHHKNGTHDTTKVEFVDIRPGMGATASIMTQYLQELDLPVDTKVATALLYGIRADTRDFRRNITPQDLNYAAFLLPLTDRDILDKIMSPSVSQETLDVLGNAIRSREVVSGYLFTNVGYLRNRDAVPQAADTLINLEGVNTAIVYGITDTNIIFSARNRDIRIHIGKVLEEAFAGIGEAGGHATMAAAAIPLTYFSMVKEKEELLDLIIEPILKKIRRIVGLENEAKHEV from the coding sequence ATGGCCGATGCGGCTCAGCCCGGGTCTCCCGGGAAGATCGTAAAATACCTGATATGCGGCTGCGGAAGCACAGGATACAACGTTGTTGAGGAGCTGCTCAAGGAAACCGACTCAATATTAATCCTCGACCGGGACGAGAAGCGCGTCGAAGATCTTCGCGATCAGAAATACGACGCGATCGTCCGGGATATGCAAGAACCGAACGCTTTTGACGATCTACCTGTTCCTGAAGTCATTTTTGTCCTCTCCAATGACAAGGACGCCAATCTTTCTGCAGTGCGGACTGCAAAAGCAAAATATCCTCCTGCGCATGTGATCGCCCGCGCCACCGACCCGGTGGGCAAGGACATGCTCGAAAGCGCAGGGGCGGATGTCGTCCTCTATCCTCAGGAAGTCATCGCCAAGACCGCCGTCCACCACATCAGGAGGCTCTCTGCCTCGCGCATCGCGCGGCGGCTCTCCGCTCTCCTCGGGTCCTGGGAGGGCACCCTCGGGATCGTCACCCACACGAACCCCGACCCCGACTCGGTATCGAGCGCGATGGCCCTTGCGGCGATTGCCCACGACGCCTCGGGAGGCAGACTCGTCTCCCGTATTCTCTATGACGGCAATATCGGCCACCAGGAGAACCGGGCCTTCGTCAACCTTCTCGACATCAAGATGGAGAAGATCTCGCCCGAGATCCTCGCCGCCTGCGAACACCTCGCCCTTGTCGACTCCACGGCGCCGGGCTCGAACAATGCCCTCGGCAAGGACGCGCGGGTGAACATCATCATCGACCACCACAAAAACGGTACCCACGACACCACCAAGGTCGAGTTCGTGGACATCAGGCCAGGGATGGGGGCGACGGCAAGCATCATGACGCAGTACCTCCAGGAACTCGACCTCCCGGTGGATACGAAGGTGGCGACTGCCCTCCTCTACGGGATACGGGCCGACACCCGGGACTTCAGGCGGAACATCACGCCGCAGGACCTCAACTATGCCGCGTTCCTCCTGCCCCTCACCGACCGGGACATCCTCGACAAGATCATGTCGCCGTCCGTCTCGCAGGAGACCCTCGACGTCCTCGGGAACGCGATCCGGAGCCGCGAGGTCGTCTCCGGCTATCTCTTCACGAATGTCGGCTATCTTCGCAACAGGGACGCCGTGCCGCAGGCCGCCGACACCCTCATCAACCTGGAGGGAGTGAATACTGCCATCGTCTACGGCATCACCGATACGAACATCATCTTCTCGGCCAGGAACAGGGACATCAGGATCCATATCGGCAAGGTGCTGGAGGAGGCCTTTGCCGGGATAGGCGAGGCCGGCGGTCACGCAACTATGGCGGCGGCGGCCATACCTCTCACCTATTTCTCGATGGTGAAGGAGAAGGAGGAACTCCTCGACCTGATCATCGAGCCCATCCTGAAGAAGATCCGCCGGATCGTTGGCCTGGAGAACGAGGCCAAGCATGAAGTTTGA